A genome region from Clostridium pasteurianum includes the following:
- a CDS encoding sensor histidine kinase — MSFNKTLINTFKKEKSAIFLYIISILSIILYYFFLYGKHSMSYPIILASTFLICYLIYKFFVYKNLYTYLDEGKVSPKYKMKNGYVFEDILNVMRELHGNYISKIDLLEERHEEKEKFLSEWIHNMKTSVAIIELASEKGKKLYGNEDVIKDIYEENVKLQENLESALNIFRLEEFAKDYIPEKINLKRLITDIVNTKKRNFIYGRVFPKIEIEDEYYIYTDKKWAGYVISQVINNAIKYAENTKYITFYCERKEEVITLHIKDTGIGIKKEELSRVFEPFFTGSNGRRKEKSTGIGLYMCKTICKMLNSNISIESEEGKGTIVSITFHACKVV, encoded by the coding sequence ATGTCCTTCAATAAAACTTTAATTAATACTTTTAAAAAAGAAAAATCAGCTATATTTCTTTATATTATTAGTATATTATCTATTATACTTTATTACTTTTTTCTATATGGCAAACATTCTATGTCATATCCCATAATTTTAGCATCAACCTTTCTAATATGCTATCTTATCTATAAGTTTTTTGTATATAAAAATCTCTACACTTATCTAGATGAAGGAAAGGTTAGTCCCAAATATAAGATGAAAAATGGATATGTCTTTGAAGATATACTTAATGTAATGCGAGAACTACACGGCAACTATATTTCAAAAATTGATCTACTGGAAGAAAGACACGAAGAAAAGGAAAAATTTTTAAGCGAATGGATTCACAATATGAAAACCTCTGTAGCAATCATAGAACTTGCATCGGAAAAAGGTAAAAAGCTTTATGGAAATGAGGATGTAATTAAGGATATATATGAAGAAAATGTTAAACTTCAAGAAAACCTAGAGAGTGCTTTGAATATATTTAGACTTGAAGAATTTGCAAAGGATTATATTCCAGAAAAGATTAATTTAAAGAGATTAATAACGGATATTGTAAACACTAAAAAAAGAAATTTTATATATGGACGAGTGTTCCCTAAAATTGAAATTGAAGATGAATATTACATATATACTGATAAAAAATGGGCAGGCTATGTTATTTCCCAAGTTATTAATAATGCCATAAAGTATGCTGAAAACACAAAATATATAACCTTTTACTGTGAGAGAAAAGAAGAAGTTATTACCTTACATATAAAAGATACTGGCATTGGCATAAAAAAAGAAGAACTAAGCAGAGTTTTTGAGCCATTTTTTACAGGAAGTAATGGAAGACGTAAGGAAAAATCTACAGGCATAGGGCTTTATATGTGCAAAACTATATGTAAAATGCTAAATAGTAATATAAGTATAGAGTCAGAGGAAGGGAAAGGAACGATTGTAAGCATAACCTTTCATGCGTGTAAGGTTGTGTAA
- the rbr3B gene encoding NADH peroxidase — MKKFKCVVCGYIYTGEDAPEKCPVCGAGADKFVEVKDDTEGWADEHKIGIAKDVDKEVLEGLRANFTGECTEVGMYLAMARQADREGYPEVAEAYKRIAYEEADHASKFAELLGEVVTADTKTNLQMRVDAEKGACEGKKELATLAKKLNYDAIHDTVHEMCKDEARHGSAFRGLLNRYFK, encoded by the coding sequence ATGAAAAAATTTAAATGTGTTGTTTGTGGATATATCTATACTGGTGAGGATGCTCCAGAAAAATGTCCTGTTTGTGGGGCTGGAGCTGATAAATTTGTTGAAGTTAAAGATGATACTGAAGGCTGGGCTGACGAGCACAAAATAGGAATTGCTAAAGATGTTGATAAAGAAGTCTTAGAAGGTTTAAGAGCTAATTTTACAGGAGAATGTACAGAAGTTGGAATGTACCTTGCAATGGCAAGACAGGCAGATAGAGAAGGATATCCTGAAGTCGCTGAAGCTTACAAGAGAATAGCTTATGAAGAAGCTGATCATGCTTCAAAGTTTGCAGAACTTTTGGGTGAGGTTGTAACAGCCGACACTAAAACAAATCTTCAAATGAGAGTTGATGCTGAGAAGGGTGCCTGCGAAGGTAAAAAAGAGCTTGCTACTTTAGCTAAAAAACTTAACTATGATGCTATTCATGATACTGTTCATGAAATGTGCAAAGATGAAGCTAGACATGGTTCTGCTTTCAGAGGTTTATTAAATAGATATTTTAAATAG
- a CDS encoding FtsX-like permease family protein: MNLSQIILKNIKYNIKSYTAYLIGNTFIIAILFMFFSLLSSNVFMKVIGGSHQDSSEMLEAMITLMAAFSVVFILYTTISFTKYRGKEFGVYFTIGLTSKNIIKILSYENLVIAASSFILGAFFGTLFSKIFYMAILKTLNMTNINIKISLKPYIYITLIAVLIFVFNILYQIIFLKRLSISQILKSNSTKYVGKTNFIWGIMGIVILIIAMSTFQKAMNQGIYRRSTVAPMILCSILACIISLYFVIGSIMTLILKISKRFKSFYNNNILCLNSLSHRFIEYRSVLYVSILLIASGIALISISYSIYKSSKDSIDRLYPYDLSFVIEKDLYNLDLKDVLETSGAHIKSFNTLQGINVLNLREYSNQINWMGIPIMATSQNCFNKLNKQNINVTQNHALFYYADLKDTHGGLIVDFSKEEDYKISKVMSLFNRNKVSLNDYIKFKNNKGFLYIPYPNVIYKQGNISNAFNSSGDASFIPFMRWNSIILSDEDYAKLKENSSPKLIYYDVLVNLYNNDDCKVIEKNLSQKLNKIGGEKLKDTLTLKELKLQEQLGNTNFTLFTFVFFGMMLLIGSAVTLYFKVFTSIEDDRNLVNQLIRIGLTQKEINAIIIKEIAAVFLISPLIAISVISYYISRLYIDIPFGRYMWANSLVVFAIYGAIQITFFLLTTSRYLKEIMN, encoded by the coding sequence ATGAATTTATCTCAAATTATACTTAAAAATATTAAGTATAATATTAAAAGTTATACTGCTTATCTTATAGGGAATACTTTTATTATAGCTATTTTATTTATGTTTTTCAGTCTTTTATCAAGCAATGTGTTTATGAAAGTAATTGGAGGAAGCCATCAGGATAGTTCAGAAATGTTAGAAGCTATGATAACTTTAATGGCGGCTTTTTCAGTAGTATTTATATTGTACACCACAATATCCTTCACTAAATATAGGGGAAAAGAATTTGGAGTTTATTTTACTATTGGGTTAACCTCCAAAAATATAATTAAAATCCTGTCATATGAGAACTTAGTGATTGCCGCCTCTTCCTTTATTTTAGGAGCTTTTTTCGGAACTTTATTTTCAAAAATATTCTATATGGCAATATTAAAAACTTTAAATATGACTAATATTAATATAAAAATAAGCCTTAAACCATATATATATATAACTTTAATAGCAGTTTTGATTTTTGTATTTAACATTTTATATCAGATAATATTTCTCAAAAGACTTTCAATTTCACAAATATTAAAATCTAATTCTACAAAATATGTAGGGAAGACAAATTTCATTTGGGGAATCATGGGCATAGTTATTTTAATAATAGCCATGTCTACTTTTCAAAAAGCTATGAATCAGGGAATTTACAGACGAAGTACAGTAGCACCTATGATACTTTGTTCGATTTTGGCTTGTATTATTTCACTGTATTTTGTAATAGGTTCTATTATGACATTAATATTAAAAATATCTAAAAGATTTAAAAGCTTTTATAACAACAATATTTTATGTTTGAACTCTCTTTCTCACAGATTCATTGAGTATAGGTCAGTTTTATATGTTTCAATACTTCTTATAGCAAGTGGAATAGCACTTATTTCAATTTCGTATTCAATTTACAAATCATCAAAAGATTCCATAGATAGATTGTATCCTTATGACTTAAGCTTCGTAATAGAAAAGGATTTATATAATTTGGATTTAAAAGATGTACTTGAAACATCCGGTGCTCATATTAAAAGTTTTAATACACTTCAAGGGATAAATGTGCTTAATTTACGTGAATATAGTAATCAGATAAATTGGATGGGCATACCTATTATGGCAACCAGCCAAAATTGCTTTAATAAATTAAATAAACAAAATATAAATGTGACCCAAAATCATGCACTTTTTTATTATGCTGATTTAAAGGATACGCATGGAGGGTTAATTGTGGATTTTTCTAAGGAAGAAGATTATAAAATAAGTAAGGTAATGTCTCTATTCAATAGGAATAAAGTCTCACTTAACGACTATATAAAATTTAAAAACAATAAAGGATTTTTATATATTCCCTATCCCAATGTAATTTATAAGCAGGGAAACATTAGTAATGCCTTTAATTCATCAGGAGATGCCTCTTTTATCCCATTTATGAGATGGAATTCAATAATACTAAGTGATGAAGATTACGCTAAACTTAAAGAAAATTCTTCCCCAAAATTAATTTACTATGATGTTCTTGTTAATTTATACAATAATGATGATTGTAAAGTTATAGAAAAGAATTTGTCACAAAAGTTAAACAAAATAGGAGGAGAAAAGCTTAAAGATACTTTGACTTTAAAAGAATTAAAGCTTCAAGAACAGCTTGGCAATACTAATTTCACATTATTTACTTTTGTATTTTTCGGTATGATGCTTTTAATCGGAAGTGCTGTAACCTTATATTTTAAGGTTTTTACATCAATTGAGGATGATAGAAACCTTGTAAATCAATTAATTAGAATAGGACTTACCCAAAAGGAGATAAATGCAATTATCATCAAGGAAATTGCAGCAGTGTTTTTAATTTCACCTTTAATCGCAATATCTGTTATTAGCTATTACATTTCAAGATTATATATAGATATTCCATTTGGAAGATATATGTGGGCTAACAGCCTAGTTGTTTTTGCAATCTATGGTGCAATTCAAATAACCTTCTTTTTACTTACTACAAGCAGATACTTAAAGGAAATTATGAATTAA
- a CDS encoding HD domain-containing protein produces MNNIISDIVKEMILYFDGDVRRINHALKVYSFSKTIGELESIGDEKLKILEVAAVLHDIGIKESEKKYNSSAGNYQELEGPPIAKKLLAKFNFETSFVDRVCYLIGHHHTYTKIDDIDYQILIEADFIVNIFEDSIGKDKIKIIKEKYFKTNAGIKFIENMYL; encoded by the coding sequence ATGAATAACATTATAAGTGATATTGTAAAAGAAATGATACTGTATTTTGATGGAGATGTAAGACGTATAAATCATGCTTTAAAAGTTTACAGTTTTTCAAAAACTATAGGCGAACTTGAAAGCATAGGTGATGAAAAGCTCAAAATCCTAGAAGTCGCTGCTGTTTTACACGACATAGGTATTAAAGAAAGTGAAAAAAAATACAATTCTTCTGCTGGAAACTATCAAGAATTAGAAGGTCCCCCTATAGCTAAAAAGCTTTTAGCAAAATTTAATTTTGAAACCTCCTTTGTAGATAGAGTTTGCTATCTTATAGGACATCATCATACTTACACTAAAATTGATGATATAGATTATCAAATACTAATAGAAGCAGATTTCATTGTAAATATATTTGAGGATTCTATAGGTAAAGACAAAATTAAAATAATTAAGGAAAAATATTTTAAAACTAATGCAGGTATAAAATTTATAGAAAACATGTATCTTTAA
- a CDS encoding amino acid permease → MDVFKKKTVKNFDDDYAKSSLKKKLTSFDLAALGIGSIVGTGIFVATGQGAKIAGPAVIISFIIAAITSALCALTYSELASMFPVSGSTYSYSYIAFGEIVAWIIGWDLILEYLVSAAAVAAGWSGSFNGILSDYGIKLPLMLTKAPVSGGIVDLPAVIITAIVTCLLYIGVSESAKVNDIIVIIKILIIIIFIALGITHIKSANYHPFMPFGVNGVVSGASIIFFAFIGFDTVSTASEETKNPERDVPRGLALCLIVVIIMYISVSLVLTGIISYKDISIDNALPGALAHIGINWGSALVGIGAVVGMISTLLGTLYGQIRIFMVMARDGLLPNIFAKVNKKHSTPGLCTILTGVATAILAGFLPLNMIMELCNIGTLFAFALVSVGIIVLRVTMPEVKRNFRCPGVPFTPIITIFCCGYLIYSLPVVTWIRFIVWLLIGMLIYVFYGYKNSKIRKAKKDIL, encoded by the coding sequence GTGGACGTATTTAAGAAGAAGACAGTAAAAAATTTTGATGATGATTATGCAAAAAGTAGTTTAAAGAAGAAACTTACAAGTTTTGATTTGGCTGCACTTGGAATAGGTTCAATAGTTGGTACAGGTATTTTTGTTGCAACTGGTCAAGGTGCCAAAATAGCAGGTCCAGCAGTCATTATATCATTTATAATTGCAGCTATAACGAGTGCTCTTTGTGCTCTTACATATTCTGAACTTGCATCAATGTTTCCTGTATCAGGAAGTACATATTCTTATTCATATATTGCTTTTGGTGAAATTGTAGCATGGATAATAGGCTGGGATTTGATACTTGAATATCTTGTTTCAGCAGCGGCTGTTGCAGCTGGGTGGTCAGGTTCATTTAATGGAATACTAAGTGATTACGGAATCAAATTACCACTTATGCTAACTAAAGCACCAGTATCTGGAGGAATTGTGGACTTGCCAGCAGTAATTATAACAGCCATAGTAACATGTCTTTTATACATAGGTGTGTCAGAAAGTGCAAAAGTAAATGATATTATAGTTATAATAAAAATATTGATAATTATTATATTTATAGCATTAGGAATAACTCATATAAAATCAGCAAATTATCATCCATTTATGCCCTTTGGTGTTAATGGAGTAGTATCAGGTGCGTCAATTATATTTTTTGCTTTTATTGGATTTGATACAGTATCTACAGCTTCAGAAGAAACTAAAAATCCAGAAAGGGATGTGCCACGTGGACTTGCCTTATGCTTAATAGTAGTTATAATAATGTACATATCTGTTTCATTAGTGCTTACAGGCATAATTTCATATAAAGATATTAGTATAGATAATGCCCTTCCAGGAGCGCTTGCCCATATAGGAATAAATTGGGGTTCTGCCTTAGTTGGAATTGGTGCTGTAGTTGGAATGATATCCACACTTCTTGGAACTTTATATGGACAAATTAGAATATTTATGGTTATGGCAAGAGATGGATTACTTCCAAATATTTTTGCAAAGGTAAATAAAAAACATAGTACACCAGGGTTATGTACTATTTTAACTGGTGTAGCTACTGCTATTCTCGCTGGATTTTTGCCACTTAATATGATAATGGAATTGTGTAATATAGGAACTTTGTTTGCTTTTGCACTTGTTTCTGTTGGTATTATAGTTTTAAGAGTAACTATGCCAGAGGTAAAGAGAAATTTTAGATGCCCTGGTGTTCCATTTACTCCAATAATAACTATATTTTGCTGTGGCTATTTAATATACAGTCTTCCTGTTGTTACATGGATTAGATTTATTGTTTGGCTTTTAATTGGAATGTTAATTTATGTGTTTTACGGATATAAGAATAGCAAGATTAGAAAAGCCAAAAAAGATATACTTTAA
- a CDS encoding NUDIX hydrolase — protein MTENKIKKLTPLAETKFLSLYDVEYTNKKHDLKHWVVASRKNFNTLKSQYFDGAEEKMDAAIIAAFHKDTQKIVCIKQFRVPLNSYVYELPAGLIDEGENFDEAAKRELKEETGLDLLKINHEKTKKNVYASAGMTDESAAIVFCTCSGNLSDKYLEDDEDIEVLMLSQDDVKKLLKENVKMDMRAFIMLQAFAELGEKLFI, from the coding sequence ATGACAGAGAATAAAATAAAAAAACTGACTCCACTTGCTGAGACAAAATTTTTAAGTCTTTATGATGTTGAATATACGAATAAAAAACATGATTTAAAACATTGGGTTGTAGCTTCAAGAAAAAATTTTAATACTCTTAAATCACAATATTTTGATGGTGCAGAAGAAAAAATGGATGCAGCTATAATTGCAGCTTTTCATAAAGATACACAAAAAATAGTTTGTATAAAACAATTTAGAGTACCATTAAACAGCTATGTATATGAACTTCCAGCAGGTTTAATTGATGAGGGAGAAAACTTCGATGAAGCCGCCAAACGTGAACTTAAAGAAGAAACAGGTCTTGATCTTCTAAAAATAAATCACGAAAAAACTAAAAAAAATGTTTACGCCTCTGCTGGTATGACAGATGAATCTGCTGCAATAGTATTTTGTACCTGCAGCGGCAATTTATCAGATAAATATTTAGAAGATGATGAAGACATAGAAGTATTGATGCTCTCGCAAGATGATGTAAAAAAGCTTTTAAAAGAAAATGTAAAAATGGATATGAGAGCCTTTATAATGCTTCAAGCTTTTGCTGAATTAGGCGAAAAGTTATTTATTTAG
- a CDS encoding ABC transporter ATP-binding protein, translating to MRVLECAKLTKVYDAYKKSGSVRALKGISFHVEQGEFLGIMGPSGSGKTTLLNILSGIDNATNGEVFINEKNILNMKKDELALFRRKNVGFIFQDFNLLDSLTVRENIGFPMTVDKIKPNKIEDKVNELLKFFNIEDIKNSYPYNISGGQKQKTAAARALVSEPKILFADEPTGNLDSKSSRNIMENFKQINEKRETTILMVTHDPFAASFCKRIIFIKDGEIKIEINSNGDQKKFFDKIIETEGIVGGDL from the coding sequence ATGAGGGTTTTAGAGTGCGCGAAACTCACAAAAGTTTATGATGCTTACAAAAAATCAGGAAGTGTAAGGGCATTAAAAGGCATATCATTCCATGTCGAACAAGGTGAATTTTTGGGGATAATGGGTCCAAGTGGTAGTGGTAAAACAACACTTTTAAACATACTTTCAGGCATTGATAATGCTACTAATGGAGAAGTTTTTATTAACGAAAAAAACATACTTAATATGAAAAAGGATGAACTTGCACTTTTCAGAAGAAAAAATGTAGGGTTTATATTTCAAGATTTTAATCTTTTAGACAGCTTAACAGTTAGAGAAAATATAGGATTTCCAATGACAGTGGATAAAATAAAGCCTAATAAAATTGAAGACAAAGTTAATGAACTTTTAAAATTTTTTAATATTGAAGATATAAAAAACAGCTATCCATATAATATTTCTGGTGGACAAAAGCAGAAAACTGCTGCAGCAAGAGCTCTTGTATCAGAGCCTAAAATTTTATTCGCAGATGAGCCTACTGGTAATTTAGATTCCAAATCATCCAGAAATATTATGGAAAATTTTAAGCAAATAAATGAAAAAAGAGAAACCACAATTCTTATGGTAACACATGATCCCTTTGCGGCCTCATTTTGTAAAAGAATTATATTTATAAAAGATGGCGAGATAAAAATTGAAATAAATTCTAACGGTGATCAAAAGAAATTTTTTGATAAAATCATTGAAACAGAGGGCATTGTAGGAGGCGACCTATAA
- a CDS encoding amino acid ABC transporter permease: MDIVLPEIPYLLKAAYYTVILTVVSVGLGLIIGLIAAIARLTKNNVISSISRIYVSIIRGTPALVQIFIIYYGLPDWGITLSPLTAAFVALSINVGAYLSETIRGAILSVPKGQMEAAKALGMTYFQSMTRIILPQAAKIAIAPIGNTFIGMLKDTSLVSIITVTELLRAAQLLIAKHLTVMPFYIAVAIIYWIMSTFFSFILGRIESRLSKSYSM, from the coding sequence ATGGATATAGTTTTACCGGAAATTCCGTATTTGCTTAAAGCCGCATATTATACCGTGATTCTAACTGTAGTTTCTGTTGGATTGGGATTAATAATTGGTTTAATTGCCGCCATAGCACGACTGACTAAAAATAACGTAATATCATCAATTTCTAGAATATACGTTTCAATTATTAGGGGTACACCTGCACTGGTGCAAATATTTATTATATACTACGGTTTGCCAGATTGGGGAATAACTCTTTCTCCTCTCACCGCTGCCTTTGTGGCTTTAAGCATAAATGTGGGTGCATATTTATCAGAAACAATAAGGGGAGCTATACTTTCTGTACCTAAGGGACAAATGGAAGCGGCAAAAGCTTTAGGCATGACTTATTTTCAAAGCATGACAAGAATCATACTTCCTCAAGCTGCAAAAATTGCAATAGCTCCCATTGGCAACACTTTTATAGGAATGCTTAAAGATACTTCACTTGTATCAATAATTACGGTAACAGAACTTTTACGTGCAGCTCAACTTTTAATAGCAAAACATCTTACAGTTATGCCTTTTTATATAGCAGTTGCAATTATATACTGGATTATGAGTACATTTTTTTCATTTATTCTGGGACGTATTGAAAGTAGATTATCAAAAAGTTATTCTATGTAA
- the dapA gene encoding 4-hydroxy-tetrahydrodipicolinate synthase yields MKIQGVLIPLITPFKDGEVDLASYKNMIEYYSKKGAAGFLPLATTGETPTLSNYEYQNVLEKTVEYNKSKLPIYVGFGGNNTSKMVKDVKMFEKYDIKGILSVCPYYNRPDQRGIYEHFKNISEATPLDIIIYNIPYRTGRNIENDTIRKLSQLKNIVGVKDACGDFNQTTNLLLNRPADDNFSILTGEDAFFYSTLMLGGDGGIMASAHINTEKYIEIYNKAKQNDHEGAFKIWKEIAPIIPLLFEEPNPAPIKYCLSKSGMIASDDVRLPLVKISETLQEKLNKIL; encoded by the coding sequence ATGAAAATTCAAGGCGTTTTAATACCACTAATTACTCCTTTTAAGGATGGAGAAGTTGATTTGGCTTCTTATAAAAATATGATAGAGTACTACTCTAAAAAGGGTGCAGCAGGTTTTTTACCTCTTGCAACTACAGGTGAAACTCCAACATTATCAAACTATGAATATCAAAACGTACTAGAGAAAACTGTTGAATACAATAAGTCCAAGCTTCCTATTTATGTTGGTTTTGGCGGTAACAACACAAGCAAAATGGTAAAAGACGTAAAAATGTTTGAAAAATACGATATTAAAGGTATCTTATCTGTATGCCCTTACTACAACAGACCAGATCAAAGAGGAATATATGAACACTTTAAAAATATATCTGAAGCTACTCCTTTAGATATAATAATCTACAATATACCTTATAGAACAGGTAGGAATATTGAGAATGATACTATAAGAAAACTTTCCCAATTAAAAAATATAGTTGGAGTAAAAGATGCCTGTGGAGACTTTAATCAAACCACAAATTTACTTTTAAACCGTCCAGCTGATGATAATTTTTCAATATTAACAGGTGAAGATGCTTTCTTCTACAGCACTTTAATGCTTGGAGGAGACGGAGGAATCATGGCATCTGCACATATAAACACAGAAAAATATATTGAAATATACAATAAAGCAAAACAGAATGACCACGAAGGTGCTTTTAAAATATGGAAGGAAATAGCTCCAATAATTCCACTGCTGTTTGAAGAACCAAATCCTGCTCCAATAAAATACTGCTTATCTAAATCAGGAATGATAGCTTCTGATGATGTAAGACTTCCATTAGTAAAAATATCTGAAACTCTACAAGAAAAATTAAACAAAATTTTATAA
- a CDS encoding transporter substrate-binding domain-containing protein, translated as MKKLFKGITFITLLSILLVGCTANKQTKNEDLLNQIKKSGTLKVGLMGTYPPYNFMNSKNEVDGFDADISKEVAKRLGVKTKFVTNEWSGMVAGLQKGKFDAVISQMTITPDRKKSMDFSTPYIKNSVSIIVKENNSSIKSINDFKGKKIGVGLGTNDETYLRETVLPKVGNFEIVTYNDVSTALLDLNSGRIDATINNIFSVKPTADKNNLKIKTVGKSLKDDYAGIAIKKGNPELLKALNKALKDMKADGTYKKIFVKWFGVNPNL; from the coding sequence ATGAAAAAACTATTTAAAGGAATAACATTTATTACACTATTAAGTATTCTTTTAGTTGGATGCACAGCAAATAAACAAACCAAAAATGAGGATTTGCTTAATCAAATAAAGAAGTCAGGGACTTTAAAAGTTGGTCTAATGGGAACATATCCTCCGTATAACTTCATGAACAGCAAAAACGAAGTTGACGGATTTGATGCTGATATTTCAAAGGAAGTCGCTAAAAGACTTGGAGTTAAAACTAAATTTGTAACTAATGAATGGTCAGGAATGGTTGCAGGCCTTCAAAAGGGCAAATTTGATGCCGTTATAAGCCAGATGACAATTACACCTGATAGAAAAAAATCAATGGATTTTTCAACACCATATATAAAAAATTCCGTTAGTATTATTGTAAAAGAGAATAATAGCAGTATTAAATCCATTAATGATTTTAAAGGTAAGAAGATTGGAGTAGGGCTTGGAACAAATGATGAAACCTATTTAAGGGAGACTGTGCTTCCTAAAGTGGGGAACTTTGAAATTGTCACTTATAACGACGTTTCTACAGCATTATTAGATTTAAACAGCGGAAGAATAGATGCTACAATAAATAATATTTTTTCTGTTAAACCTACAGCGGATAAAAATAATTTAAAAATCAAAACAGTTGGTAAATCACTTAAGGATGATTATGCTGGAATAGCTATTAAAAAGGGTAATCCTGAGCTTTTAAAAGCCTTAAACAAAGCTCTTAAGGACATGAAAGCTGATGGAACATACAAAAAAATATTTGTAAAATGGTTTGGCGTTAACCCAAATCTATAA
- the pgsA gene encoding CDP-diacylglycerol--glycerol-3-phosphate 3-phosphatidyltransferase, whose product MNIPNLLTLFRLFLIPCFIFAFFSQSNNSLISSAVIFFTAGFTDILDGFIARRFNMVTKYGIVLDPLADKLMLLTVLACLSIKGYIPLIILIIMLIKEFSMIFIGIFLYGKKIIIPANIWGKLSTVTFYVAILAFVFNKTLGTYLLYLALISAITAYVNYFIIFLSKVKQNVPK is encoded by the coding sequence ATGAATATACCAAACTTACTTACTCTTTTTAGGCTTTTTTTGATTCCATGTTTCATATTTGCCTTTTTCTCTCAATCTAATAATAGTTTAATCAGTTCAGCAGTTATATTCTTTACTGCTGGTTTTACAGATATACTAGATGGATTTATTGCAAGAAGATTTAATATGGTAACTAAATATGGAATTGTGCTTGACCCATTAGCAGATAAGCTCATGCTTTTAACAGTTTTGGCATGTCTGTCCATAAAAGGTTATATACCATTAATAATATTAATAATAATGCTTATAAAAGAATTTTCTATGATTTTTATTGGTATATTTCTTTATGGGAAAAAAATAATAATCCCTGCGAATATCTGGGGAAAATTATCAACAGTTACTTTTTACGTTGCTATATTAGCTTTTGTTTTTAACAAAACTTTAGGAACTTACTTACTATACCTAGCTCTCATTAGTGCAATTACTGCGTATGTAAATTACTTCATCATATTTTTATCAAAAGTAAAACAAAATGTACCAAAATAA
- a CDS encoding response regulator transcription factor, producing the protein MKKILIIEDDLKLRKYIKDFLISYNYEVKLIENFDSVEEEVLSTSPDLILLDINLPKFNGFYFLKNIRKKISTPVIIISARNTEQEQIRGIDLGADDYITKPFGIELLIAKINAIFRRIDSSVSNIIKLKDIELMCDSISLKINDKVIELSRNEYKLLKVFMTNYSKVVSREELLEELWDETSFVDDNTLTVNITRLKKRLKEIGANVSIVTKRGIGYVLQ; encoded by the coding sequence ATGAAAAAAATTTTAATTATAGAGGATGACCTAAAGTTAAGAAAGTACATAAAAGATTTTTTAATTAGCTATAATTATGAAGTCAAACTCATAGAAAACTTTGACAGCGTTGAAGAAGAAGTTTTAAGTACCTCTCCCGATTTGATATTGCTGGATATTAATTTACCTAAATTCAATGGTTTCTATTTCTTAAAAAATATAAGAAAAAAAATATCCACTCCTGTAATTATCATTTCGGCAAGGAATACTGAGCAAGAGCAAATAAGAGGAATAGACTTAGGCGCTGATGATTACATAACCAAGCCTTTTGGAATAGAACTTCTTATTGCAAAGATAAATGCAATATTTAGGAGAATTGATTCTAGTGTAAGTAATATTATAAAATTAAAAGATATAGAACTTATGTGTGACAGCATAAGTCTTAAAATAAATGATAAAGTCATAGAACTTTCTAGAAATGAGTATAAGCTTCTTAAAGTTTTTATGACAAATTATAGTAAGGTGGTTTCACGAGAAGAACTCTTAGAGGAGCTTTGGGATGAAACTTCTTTTGTGGACGATAATACGCTAACTGTAAATATAACAAGATTAAAGAAGCGGCTAAAAGAAATAGGAGCAAACGTCTCTATTGTAACCAAAAGGGGGATTGGATATGTCCTTCAATAA